In Puntigrus tetrazona isolate hp1 chromosome 24, ASM1883169v1, whole genome shotgun sequence, a genomic segment contains:
- the LOC122330237 gene encoding CYFIP-related Rac1 interactor B, whose protein sequence is MGNLLKVLTCTDLEQEPNFFLDFENAQPTEAERETWDEVDVVLKDALGILDELQAYKGAGQEIREAIQNPNDEALQDQAWAAVVPLVGKLKKFYEFSQRLEAALHSLLRALTSETYNDPTQHLEREQALAKQFAEILHFTLRFDELKMTNPAIQNDFSYYRRTLSRMRINNVPAEGENEVNNELANRISLFYADATPMLKTLSDGTTKFVSENKNLPIENTTDVLSTMASVCKVMLETPEYRSRFSSEETVSFCLRVMVGVIILYDYVHPVGAFAKSSKIDMKGCIKVLRDQPPNSVEGLLNALRYTTKHLNDESTTKTIKSMLQ, encoded by the exons ATGGGGAACCTCCTTAAAGTTTTGACATGCACAGATCTTGAACAAGAGCCCAACTTCTTCCTCGATTTCGAAA ATGCCCAACCAACAGAAGCAGAGCGGGAAACGTGGGACGAAGTGGATGTGGTCCTAAAGGATGCACTGGGAATACTTGATGAACTACAGGCATATAAAGGCGCGGGCCAAGAGATACGAGAG gcaATCCAGAACCCTAATGACGAGGCATTACAAGACCAGGCATGGGCTGCTGTGGTGCCACTAGTAGGCAAACTAAAGAAGTTCTACGAATTTTCACAGAGATTAG AGGCAGCGCTGCATAGTCTGTTGAGAGCACTTACTAGTGAGACATACAATGACCCTACACAGCATCTGGAGAGAGAGCAAGCCCTTGCCAAACAGTTTGCTGAGATCCTGCACTTCACACTGCGCTTTGATGAGTTAAAG ATGACAAATCCTGCCATTCAGAATGACTTCAGTTATTACAGGAGGACCTTGAGCCGCATGAGGATCAATAATGTTCCT GCAGAGGGAGAAAATGAGGTGAATAATGAACTGGCCAATCGGATATCTCTATTTTATGCTGATGCCACGCCCATGCTAAAGACATTAAGTGATGGCACAACAAAATTTGTATCTGAG AATAAAAACTTGCCCATCGAAAACACAACAGATGTATTAAGCACCATGGCAAGCGTGTGCAAAGTTATGCTGGAAACCCC gGAGTATCGCAGCCGTTTCAGCAGTGAGGAGACCGTTTCCTTCTGCTTGCGTGTCATGGTGGGGGTCATCATCCTCTACGACTACGTCCATCCCGTCGGCGCATTCGCGAAGTCCTCCAAAATAGAC ATGAAAGGCTGCATTAAAGTGCTCAGAGATCAGCCACCAAACAGTGTGGAAGGTCTTCTAAATGCtctcag GTACAcaacaaaacatcttaatgatgaGTCAACCACTAAGACCATTAAAAGCATGCTGCAGTAG